TCGTCATCGCGTTTGCCATTGTCGCAGTAATGCTTCTGCTGTTCGGCGGTGGGACGATGACAGGGGCCACGCTGAGCGGCGGGATGATGGGGAACGGAGCGATGGGCGGGATCAGTTGGATGTGGATTCCTACTTTACTAATGCTCGGTCTCGGTGTCCTGCTCGTTTGGATCATCTTTGGGCAAAAGAAGTGACCGACCTAAAAAGATGAATCGCCAAGCAGACTTGCAAGCCGTGCGCGGACATCTGCAACTGGTGTGCGAAACAACGCGACGCGCATGACATGGATCGCTGTAAGCGCTGCGCCGAGGCGCGTCGTCGTTGTGCCAAAGCTTGCCGCAAGATGGCTGGTTGATCGGAAAAACGCCACCGGAACAAGTGCAATGCGAAATCGCGCGACGGCCGTTTTTGAGTCCGGCAAAGTGCAGCAATAACTTCAGGGTATGTACCCGTTAACCAAGGAGTAAACCATGAAACACTCAGTCTTGAGAATAGTTGGATCGGCATTTCTGATTATCGGACTCGCCTTCGCGCTTCCTGCCTATGCGGAAAAGCATGGCGGGCCGGATATGATGGGTGGCAAGGGCGAGCTTGGCGCGCAGCAGATGTCGGGGCTTATGAACGACATGTCAAGTGAGATGAAGGATATGTCCGGCATGATAGAAAGCGGCAGCATGAACCCGGACACGATGAAGAAGATGTCGGCCCAGATGAAACAAATGGGCGGCATGATGAACAACATGTCGGGCGTGATGAACAAGAATATGGCGATGGATGCCGGCATGCAGAAGCAGATGGGCCAGATGCGCAAACAGATGGACCAGATGCGCAAGGACATGCCTGCTTCACCCGCGAAGAACTGAGCGCGCTAGACCAGGCGGTCTACCCGCCTGGTTTTCCTCCGGTCATGGCTTCGGTTTTACGGCATTAAGCAGGCTTTGAAAATTTCGTTAACCCCATGACGCTAGGGAAAAGGATTCTGAATTGAAAGAGAAATACCTTGGCGTCCTGGCGGTTCATTGAGTTATTCAGGATTTCCTTAAATTTTTTTTGGAGGCCACTATGGATGTAATGATCATAGCGACGAAAGTCTGTACGCATCGTAAAAACCTGGAAAAGGAACTCGGCTCCTTGCGGATACCCTATAGCGTGTGTTTCGTGGAAGACTGCGCTGACCTTGTCCAAAGGTTCGGCATCCGGCATTCGCCGAATCTGGTGGTGGACGATGAAGTCGTGTTCCGGAAACAACCGACAGAAGCGGAACTACACGCTTTTTTTCAGAACAAAAACAGCAAACCGACATAGAAAACGTGTCGCGGTCGCGCTGTCTGTAGCTACGCTGCATACAGAGGGCATATTGAAAAAGCGACAAGATGCAGACGCACCGCGCCACAGCAAATTAAAAAAGTCCAAGAAGCACCTCTTTCAAAAACCTGGTTGGAGCCGCGATGAAAACGACCGTCATTGATGTGCGCGACCTGCTCTCCCCGTTGAGCGCCCGGGGTGTAGAGAAACAATTGGCCAAGGTGCCGGGGATAAAGCAGGTCGAGGTCAACTACGTCGCCGGTAGCGCGACGGTCATTTATGACGAGGCTGTCACCGACCTTAAGGCCATCAAGGCCCATGTGCATGAGTGCGGCTATCACTGTGCGGGCGAGCGCCTGCCAAAACACGTTTGTGTGCCGGAGGACCCGCCGGTCGCGGCCGCCGGAATCGCCATTGCGCCCGTGGCCCACGCCGGTCACGTGCACGAAGGTCACGCCGCCCATACAGGGCACGAGATGCCCGCCGAGCACGTCGCGCCGGTGAGCAAGGAAGACGCGATGATGCACGAGATGGGCCACGGCGCGGGCATGGACATGCACGCCATGGCGCTCGATATGCGTAACCGCTTTTGGATTGCCCTGGCCTTCACCATTCCGGTTTTCGTGTACTCACCGATGGGCGGAATGTTTACGCCGCCGGCGCCGCCGTTCGGGCTTCCGCTCAACATCTGGCTGTTCCTGCTGGCGAGCGCCGCGGTGATCTACCCGGTCTGGCCGTTCGCGATCGCGGCGTGGCGCGCGCTCAGGAACGGCGTGCTCAACATGGCGGTGCTGGTGATGCTCTCGGTCGGTACCGGCTACGTCTTCAGCGTCGGTGCGACCTTTTTCTTCGAGGGCGTGCAGTTCTACGAGGCGGTGGCGGTGCTGCTGGTGTTCATCCTGCTCGGTCACTGGCTCGAGATGCGCGCCCGCGCCGGCGCCTCCGAGGCGATCCGCGCGCTGCTCGACCTCGCCCCGCCCATGGCCGCGGTCATCCGCGACGGTAAGGAGGTCGAGTTGCCCACCGCCGAGGTCGTGGCGGGCGACACGGTGCTGATCCGCCCGGGCAACAAGATCCCGGTGGACGGCGAGGTGATCGAGGGCGAGTCGCAGGTGGACGAATCCATGCTCACCGGCGAGTCCATGCCGGTCGGGAAGAAACCCGGCGACACGGTCATCGGCGCGACTATTAATAAGAGTGGCAGTTTCCGCTACCGCGCCACCAAGGTCGGCGCTGACACCGCGCTGGCGCAGATCGTGAAGCTGGTGCAGGAGGCGCAGAATTCCAAGGCCCCGGCGCAACTGCTCGCCGACCGCGCCTCGCAGTGGTTGGTGCTGATCGCCGTGGTGATCGGGCTGGCAACCTTCGCGGTATGGTTCTGGTGGATCGGCCAGCCGCTGTTGTTCGCCCTCACGCTTACTATTACGGTATTCGTTATCGCCTGCCCCGATGCCCTCGGGCTGGCCACGCCCATGGCGGTCATGGTCGGCACCGGCCTCGGTGCCATGAATGGCATTCTGTTCAAGAACGCCGCGGCGCTTGAGGACGCGACCAAGCTGGACGTCATCATCTTCGACAAGACCGGCACGCTCACCCTGGGTCAGCCCGAAGTCGTTGAAGTCGTGGCGGCGCCGGGCACGGGCGCCGACGCCGCGCTCGCGCTCGCCGCCGCGGTCGAGCAGGGCTCTGACCACCCCTTGGCACAGGCGATTCTGCGGCGCGCCGCCGGCCTCAACGC
The DNA window shown above is from Sulfuricaulis limicola and carries:
- a CDS encoding heavy metal translocating P-type ATPase, with protein sequence MKTTVIDVRDLLSPLSARGVEKQLAKVPGIKQVEVNYVAGSATVIYDEAVTDLKAIKAHVHECGYHCAGERLPKHVCVPEDPPVAAAGIAIAPVAHAGHVHEGHAAHTGHEMPAEHVAPVSKEDAMMHEMGHGAGMDMHAMALDMRNRFWIALAFTIPVFVYSPMGGMFTPPAPPFGLPLNIWLFLLASAAVIYPVWPFAIAAWRALRNGVLNMAVLVMLSVGTGYVFSVGATFFFEGVQFYEAVAVLLVFILLGHWLEMRARAGASEAIRALLDLAPPMAAVIRDGKEVELPTAEVVAGDTVLIRPGNKIPVDGEVIEGESQVDESMLTGESMPVGKKPGDTVIGATINKSGSFRYRATKVGADTALAQIVKLVQEAQNSKAPAQLLADRASQWLVLIAVVIGLATFAVWFWWIGQPLLFALTLTITVFVIACPDALGLATPMAVMVGTGLGAMNGILFKNAAALEDATKLDVIIFDKTGTLTLGQPEVVEVVAAPGTGADAALALAAAVEQGSDHPLAQAILRRAAGLNAEKASGFANIEGKGAQAEVAGRTVFLGNRRLMDEQRIDMAGLAEKAQELQGGGRTVVHVAHGGKLVGLIAIADAVRPSSADTVAALKRRGVQVAMLTGDNRGTAERIAGMLGIDIVLADVLPGQKTDKVKELQAGGKKVGMVGDGVNDAPALTQADVGFAIGAGTDVAMESADVVLMKSDPFDVVGAIVLSRATLRKMHQNLWWAVAYNVIAFPVAAGVFYPFVISPEVAALAMSGSSALVAVNALLLKRTRLEGIHSPMVVS